In Romboutsia lituseburensis, a genomic segment contains:
- a CDS encoding sensor histidine kinase: MKKFWISKDSLYKLNNQSVNKIYNQGKSKYSLLVKFIKKDDYIFAIGTIIEHSQETIEIINRFNIIMSAFSVILISILTFILSNKIIKPIEKLKLLSNDISKLKFRTEEIKTNDEIEELSQSINKMSINLEKAHNELNNRNESLKQFISDASHEMKTPVALIKAYAIGIQDGIDDGTFIDTVIEQSEHLTDLINTLLYWSKYEKKEFNMSNFDLKEKLIHCIKKYEILIEERDIKLNVKIDNDNFMINADENSIEIVLNNLISNAIKYNSNNKINIFLLKDNDEIFVSVKNGINNINKEEIDNIWKPFYVLESSRSKELSGTGLGLSIVKEILEAHKFEYGVDVNDENIEFFFIVKKIL, translated from the coding sequence TTGAAAAAGTTTTGGATATCAAAGGATTCACTGTACAAACTTAATAATCAAAGTGTAAATAAGATATACAACCAGGGAAAATCAAAGTACAGTTTATTAGTCAAATTTATAAAAAAAGATGATTATATTTTTGCAATAGGAACTATCATAGAACACTCACAAGAAACTATAGAAATTATAAATAGATTTAATATAATTATGAGTGCATTTTCTGTAATATTAATATCTATATTAACTTTTATATTATCTAATAAAATAATAAAGCCAATAGAAAAATTAAAATTACTATCTAATGATATATCAAAGCTAAAATTTAGAACAGAAGAAATAAAAACCAATGATGAGATAGAAGAACTATCCCAAAGTATAAATAAAATGAGCATAAACTTAGAAAAAGCTCATAATGAACTTAATAACAGAAATGAAAGTTTAAAACAATTTATATCTGATGCATCTCATGAGATGAAAACACCAGTAGCACTTATAAAAGCATATGCTATAGGGATTCAAGATGGAATAGACGATGGTACATTTATAGATACAGTAATTGAACAAAGTGAACATTTAACAGATCTTATAAATACATTACTTTATTGGTCTAAGTATGAAAAGAAAGAATTTAATATGAGTAATTTTGACTTAAAGGAAAAATTAATTCATTGTATTAAAAAGTATGAAATTCTTATAGAGGAAAGAGATATAAAATTAAATGTAAAAATAGATAATGATAATTTTATGATAAATGCTGATGAAAATAGCATAGAAATAGTCCTAAATAACTTAATAAGTAATGCAATAAAATACAATAGTAACAATAAGATAAACATATTTTTATTAAAAGATAATGATGAAATATTTGTGTCTGTAAAAAATGGAATAAACAATATAAACAAAGAAGAAATAGATAATATCTGGAAGCCGTTTTATGTACTTGAAAGCTCAAGAAGTAAGGAATTATCAGGAACAGGGCTAGGGCTTAGTATAGTAAAAGAAATATTAGAAGCTCATAAGTTTGAATATGGAGTAGATGTAAATGATGAAAATATAGAATTTTTCTTTATAGTTAAAAAAATACTTTAA
- a CDS encoding GntR family transcriptional regulator, with amino-acid sequence MAFEFNDNKPIYIQIVDILKIKIISGELEAGSKLKSVRDLALDFEVNPNTMQRALSELERENLMYSQRTSGRFVTDDIDTIVHLREEMARIEIAELYSMLIKLGYKKEELTQIILRNLKEME; translated from the coding sequence ATGGCATTTGAGTTTAATGATAATAAACCTATATATATTCAAATAGTAGATATTCTAAAGATTAAAATAATATCGGGAGAATTAGAGGCAGGGTCAAAACTAAAGTCTGTAAGAGACTTAGCTTTAGATTTTGAGGTAAACCCAAACACAATGCAAAGGGCTTTATCAGAATTAGAAAGAGAAAACTTAATGTATAGTCAAAGGACGAGTGGTAGATTTGTAACAGATGATATAGATACGATAGTACATTTAAGAGAAGAAATGGCACGAATAGAAATAGCTGAATTATATAGTATGCTTATAAAATTGGGCTATAAGAAAGAAGAATTAACACAAATAATATTAAGAAATTTAAAGGAGATGGAGTAA
- a CDS encoding ABC transporter ATP-binding protein: MENIVEIKNLNKRYAKKEVIKNMNLNIPKGKIVGLLGPNGSGKSTLIKLMNGLLHQNSGEILINGISPSIETKKIVSYLPERTYLNDWMKVKDLLEFFKDFYDDFDINKANSMIDSLKIDVNEKLKTMSKGTKEKVQLILVMSRKASLYILDEPIGGVDPAARSYILKTILSNYCQGSTLLIATHLISEIESICDDVIFISKGDIVLQGNVDEIREEKGKSIDSLFREEFRC, encoded by the coding sequence ATGGAAAACATCGTAGAAATAAAAAACCTTAATAAAAGGTACGCAAAAAAAGAAGTTATAAAAAATATGAATTTGAATATCCCAAAAGGTAAAATAGTAGGATTACTTGGGCCTAATGGAAGTGGAAAGAGCACACTAATAAAATTAATGAATGGACTACTGCATCAAAATAGCGGAGAAATATTGATAAATGGAATAAGTCCATCAATAGAAACTAAAAAAATAGTATCTTATTTACCTGAAAGAACATACTTAAATGATTGGATGAAAGTTAAAGATTTACTGGAGTTCTTTAAAGATTTTTATGATGATTTTGATATAAATAAGGCTAATAGCATGATAGATAGTCTTAAGATAGATGTAAATGAAAAATTAAAAACTATGTCTAAGGGAACCAAAGAAAAAGTTCAATTAATATTAGTTATGTCTAGAAAGGCTAGTTTGTATATACTTGATGAGCCAATAGGAGGAGTGGATCCTGCTGCTAGAAGTTATATATTAAAAACTATACTCTCAAACTACTGTCAAGGAAGTACATTACTTATTGCAACACACTTGATAAGCGAAATAGAGAGCATATGTGATGATGTAATATTTATATCTAAAGGAGATATTGTATTACAAGGCAATGTAGATGAGATAAGAGAAGAAAAAGGGAAATCTATAGATTCTTTATTTAGGGAGGAATTCAGATGTTAA
- a CDS encoding ABC transporter permease, whose amino-acid sequence MLSKLLKYELKSTARIFLPLYVTLLIVATINGLFINSEIFNAQGLLMMIFGALLIALFVITVIVLIQRFSKNLLGDEGYLMFTLPVKSSSILISKYLVTILWTVLSGFVSVIAFLLIILISSCISGGINISEYMQILSEFMKTIFSSEYLSSATNIMLVIFISYSTFVFTVYLALSMGQLPAFNKHRNLASIASFIGINIIFSFIKNAIIMMLVKAHVENMQIYGLSGMIGNFRTFMNIILLIVLFFGTRFILDKKLNLE is encoded by the coding sequence ATGTTAAGTAAACTACTAAAATATGAGTTAAAATCAACTGCAAGAATATTTTTACCACTTTATGTTACATTATTGATAGTTGCAACTATTAATGGATTATTTATAAATTCTGAAATATTTAATGCACAAGGATTACTAATGATGATATTTGGAGCATTACTCATAGCTTTATTTGTTATAACCGTAATAGTTTTAATTCAAAGATTTAGTAAAAATTTATTGGGAGATGAAGGTTATTTAATGTTTACTCTGCCTGTAAAATCTTCTTCAATACTTATATCTAAGTATTTAGTGACTATTTTATGGACTGTGCTTAGTGGATTTGTATCAGTGATTGCATTCTTATTAATAATATTAATATCTTCATGTATTAGTGGTGGTATTAATATATCAGAATATATGCAAATATTAAGTGAATTTATGAAAACTATATTTTCTAGTGAGTACTTATCTTCTGCTACAAATATAATGTTAGTTATATTTATTAGCTATTCAACATTTGTTTTTACTGTATACTTAGCTCTTTCTATGGGGCAGTTACCAGCATTTAATAAGCATAGAAACCTGGCATCTATTGCTAGCTTTATAGGTATAAATATTATTTTTTCTTTTATAAAGAATGCAATTATAATGATGTTGGTTAAAGCTCATGTTGAAAACATGCAAATATATGGATTAAGTGGAATGATTGGGAATTTTAGGACATTCATGAACATTATTTTACTTATAGTGCTATTCTTTGGAACTAGGTTTATATTAGATAAGAAATTAAATTTAGAGTAA